Proteins encoded by one window of Salvia splendens isolate huo1 chromosome 14, SspV2, whole genome shotgun sequence:
- the LOC121764789 gene encoding transcription factor IBH1-like — MSSLSQNPKKTLSFSSTMKNPNYNPLKKRLASRFLKAMGRLKCKMSPFPATIEEKRRRHRAVRGAAYASMASAVGPRRAWSRALLRKMKGRKRARRNPRNVDERFGLNLNQLCDVVPGGEGMDSRSLLNETAHYIKCLVAQVQIMREILHSSSSSSTTL; from the coding sequence ATGTCCTCTCTCTCACAAAACCCTAAAAAAACCCTCTCCTTCTCCTCAACAATGAAGAACCCTAATTATAATCCCCTGAAGAAGCGGCTCGCCTCCCGGTTTCTGAAAGCCATGGGGAGACTCAAGTGCAAGATGTCTCCTTTTCCAGCAACAATAGAGGAGAAGAGAAGGAGGCACCGGGCAGTGAGAGGCGCGGCCTATGCATCCATGGCTTCTGCAGTGGGGCCGCGGAGGGCGTGGAGCCGGGCCCTGCTGAGGAAGATGAAAGGGAGAAAGAGGGCGAGGCGAAACCCTAGAAATGTGGATGAGAGGTTTGGGTTGAACTTGAACCAACTATGCGACGTCGTGCCAGGTGGGGAAGGCATGGATTCTCGCAGCTTGTTGAATGAAACGGCTCACTATATAAAGTGCCTTGTAGCTCAGGTGCAGATCATGAGAGAGATTCTTcattcttcctcttcttcttcaacaacgTTGTAA